A genomic window from Salvia miltiorrhiza cultivar Shanhuang (shh) chromosome 5, IMPLAD_Smil_shh, whole genome shotgun sequence includes:
- the LOC130985300 gene encoding LOW QUALITY PROTEIN: intron-encoded DNA endonuclease aI4-like (The sequence of the model RefSeq protein was modified relative to this genomic sequence to represent the inferred CDS: deleted 2 bases in 1 codon) yields MAARFATSATRRLSLRGGVRSSNCSLGRGFGSRAQFVGREADATEYNTRIAGAPPTSNQLCQPSRYILSGFAGYNWQRHKSSLVGTSETTRATTYPKSFCEWLAGIIDGDGSIQVSKKGYTSLEITMGLEDLPLLRYIQLMLGGSIKMRAGAKAYRYRLHNHLGMIKLMNCINGHIRHSARLLQLHRVCQVLEIPVILPIPLDAQSNWFAGFFDADGTITIAMKHGLPQLSIRVTNKLLQDVESYKVVFGGSLYFDSSQNGYYQWSIQSRKDVIMMMLDYFKSNTFRSHKSRRFFLIEEYYSLYDLKAFKPDSIHHKAWLAFLDKWNKLMI; encoded by the exons ATGGCTGCACGCTTCGCTACCTCCGCCACGCGCCGCCTATCTCTCCGCGGCGGTGTTCGATCTAGCAATTGCTCCTTAGGGCGGGGTTTTGGATCCCGAGCTCAATTCGTCGGCAG GGAGGCGGATGCTACTGAGTATAATACGAGAATCGCCGGTGCCCCGCCGACGAGTAACCAGCTATGCCAACCCTCTAGATATATATTGTCTGGGTTTGCAG GTTATAATTGGCAACGACATAAAAGCAGTCTAGTAGGAACCTCAGAGACTACACGCGCAACAACTTATCCTAAATCCTTCTGTGAGTGGCTAGCTGGAATTATCGATGGTGATGGAAGTATTCAAGTTAGTAAAAAAGGATATACTTCTCTTGAAATTACTATGGGACTTGAAGATCTACCACTACTACGATATATCCAACTTATGCTTGGTGGAAGTATTAAAATGCGAGCAGGTGCTAAAGCTTATCGTTATCGACTACATAATCACCTTGGTATGATTAAACTAATGAATTGTATAAATGGTCATATTCGACATTCAGCACGACTACTTCAACTACATCGTGTCTGTCAAGTACTGGAAATCCCCGTAATTCTACCTATTCCACTAGATGCTCAATCAAATTGGTTTGCAGGATTCTTTGATGCTGATGGTACTATTACTATAGCTATGAAGCATGGACTACCTCAACTAAGTATTCGAGTAACTAATAAACTTCTACAAGATGTAGAGTCTTATAAGGTAGTATTTGGAGGAAGTCTCTACTTTGATAGTAGTCAAAATGGTTACTATCAATGGTCTATACAAAGTAGAAAAGATGTTATCATG ATGATGCTAGATtactttaaatcaaatactttcCGAAGTCATAAATCACGACGATTCTTCCTTATTGAGGAATATTACAGTCTTTACGATCTCAAAGCATTTAAACCTGACAGTATTCACCATAAAGCATGGCTAGCTTTCCTAGACAAATGGAATAAGTTGATGATATAG
- the LOC130985346 gene encoding uncharacterized protein LOC130985346, whose amino-acid sequence MVKLNLELLVWKITNITLERPIMKSRLSFCQRDSSIYPVTSAQLSPHVSTHLNHRGSVHLRGAFDQIVQPLYDEYLNRTHNERHIPLFRVELQVQLVLLQQAPLQRDPPEDY is encoded by the exons ATGGTAAAGCTGAATTTAGAGCTATTGGTGTGGAAGATAACAAATATTACACTGGAGCGGCCAATCATGAAAAGTCGATTGTCATTTTGCCAACGCGACAGCAG CATCTATCCAGTGACTTCAGCTCAGCTCAGCCCACACGTTTCAACTCATCTCAACCATCGTGGTTCAGTTCACCTCAGGGGCGCCTTTGATCAAATTGTGCAACCACTCTATGACGAGTACTTGAATCGTACTCATAACGAACGTCATATTCCATTATTTCGGGTGGAACTCCAGGTGCAGCTGGTTCTACTTCAACAGGCTCCTCTGCAACGGGATCCTCCTGAGGATTACTAG